The following are encoded in a window of Ferribacterium limneticum genomic DNA:
- a CDS encoding low molecular weight protein-tyrosine-phosphatase has protein sequence MKTPFRILCVCMSNVCRSPTAEAVLRQLIERNCLGDRIEVSSAGTHGYRAGDACDTNSQRVASARGYDLSSIRARKVGWQDMEYFDLILAMDRTNLYNLRRMATEEQLMRIRLLMDYATRFSEDEVPDPYLTLGGRFELVLDLIEDAATGLLEEFKRQLEPATGKAADFSQRTMQR, from the coding sequence ATGAAAACCCCTTTCCGCATCCTCTGTGTGTGTATGAGCAATGTCTGTCGCTCGCCGACAGCCGAGGCTGTGCTGCGCCAGTTGATCGAGAGGAACTGTCTTGGCGACCGGATCGAAGTGTCTTCCGCCGGAACCCACGGTTATCGTGCCGGTGACGCCTGCGATACCAACAGCCAGCGCGTGGCGTCGGCCAGGGGCTACGACCTTTCATCAATCCGCGCCCGAAAGGTGGGCTGGCAGGATATGGAATACTTCGACCTGATCCTGGCGATGGACCGGACCAACCTGTATAACCTGCGCCGCATGGCGACAGAAGAACAGTTGATGCGGATCAGGCTGCTCATGGACTATGCAACGCGCTTCAGCGAAGACGAGGTTCCGGATCCTTATCTCACCCTCGGCGGACGCTTCGAGCTGGTTCTCGACTTGATCGAGGATGCGGCCACCGGTTTGCTCGAGGAATTCAAGCGACAGCTCGAGCCAGCCACCGGCAAGGCAGCGGATTTCTCACAACGGACAATGCAACGATGA
- the gpmI gene encoding 2,3-bisphosphoglycerate-independent phosphoglycerate mutase, protein MLNKLSAFPGVHGPVVIIVMDGYGLPKTDVGSAIAAARKPTLDRLFANYPNIRLRAHGTAVGMPSDDDMGNSEVGHNAIGAGQVYSQGASLVSNAIASGAIWQGEAWQQIIAGAKAGRGVLHLLGLFSDGNVHSHIDHLKAMVVQAKAEGIKTVRVHALLDGRDVPETSALDYVVPFEAFLAEISADGFDARIASGGGRQYITMDRYDANWAMVDKGWKTHVLGLGTQFPNATAAVNGLREQNPGTIDQDLPEFVIADNGKAIGTIEDGDSVVFFNFRGDRAIEITRAFEEAAFDKFDRVRAPKVTYAGMLQYDGDLKLPARFLVAPPAIKDTTGEWFAKSGIAQFACSETQKFGHVTYFWNGNRSGKFDGETWQEVPSDVVPFEQRPWMKAAEIADAMIAALQSGQYRTLRCNFANGDMVGHTGNFYAATLAVEAVDLSLARVLQAVDAAGGVALITADHGNADEMFELDKKTKQPALNKDGSFKAKTAHTLNPVPLILYDNVSGGKLGLKQTETAGLSNIAATVANLLGLEKHSAWDDSVLVVK, encoded by the coding sequence ATGCTGAACAAGCTCTCCGCCTTCCCCGGTGTTCACGGCCCGGTGGTCATTATCGTCATGGACGGCTACGGTCTGCCCAAGACCGATGTCGGCAGCGCCATCGCCGCCGCCCGCAAGCCGACGCTCGACCGCCTCTTCGCCAATTACCCGAACATCCGCCTGCGCGCCCACGGTACCGCTGTCGGCATGCCGTCCGACGACGACATGGGCAATTCGGAGGTCGGCCACAATGCCATCGGCGCCGGTCAGGTTTATAGCCAGGGTGCTTCGCTGGTCTCCAACGCGATTGCCTCCGGCGCCATCTGGCAGGGCGAGGCCTGGCAGCAGATCATTGCCGGCGCCAAGGCCGGTCGCGGCGTGTTGCATTTGCTGGGGCTGTTCTCCGACGGCAACGTGCACAGCCATATCGACCATCTCAAAGCCATGGTCGTCCAAGCCAAGGCTGAAGGCATCAAGACCGTGCGCGTGCACGCCCTGCTTGATGGCCGCGATGTGCCGGAAACCAGTGCGCTCGATTACGTCGTACCGTTTGAAGCCTTCCTCGCCGAGATTAGCGCCGACGGCTTCGATGCCCGCATCGCCTCGGGCGGCGGGCGTCAGTACATCACCATGGATCGCTACGACGCCAACTGGGCGATGGTCGACAAGGGCTGGAAGACGCACGTGCTCGGCCTCGGCACGCAGTTCCCGAATGCGACTGCTGCGGTCAACGGCCTGCGCGAGCAGAATCCGGGCACCATCGACCAGGATTTGCCGGAATTCGTCATCGCCGACAACGGCAAGGCCATCGGCACCATCGAGGATGGCGATTCGGTCGTCTTCTTCAACTTCCGCGGCGACCGCGCCATCGAAATCACGCGCGCCTTCGAGGAAGCGGCTTTCGACAAGTTCGACCGTGTTCGGGCGCCGAAGGTGACCTACGCCGGCATGCTGCAATACGACGGCGACTTGAAGCTGCCGGCCCGCTTCCTGGTCGCTCCGCCGGCGATCAAGGACACCACGGGCGAATGGTTCGCCAAGTCGGGCATCGCCCAGTTCGCCTGTTCGGAAACGCAGAAATTCGGCCACGTCACCTATTTCTGGAACGGCAACCGTTCCGGCAAGTTCGACGGCGAAACCTGGCAGGAAGTCCCGAGCGACGTTGTGCCCTTCGAGCAGCGGCCGTGGATGAAGGCGGCCGAAATCGCCGACGCGATGATCGCCGCCCTGCAGTCCGGCCAGTACCGGACGCTGCGCTGCAATTTCGCCAACGGCGACATGGTCGGCCACACCGGCAATTTCTACGCCGCAACGCTGGCCGTCGAAGCCGTCGATCTGTCGCTGGCCCGTGTTTTGCAGGCCGTCGACGCGGCGGGTGGCGTGGCGCTGATCACGGCCGACCACGGCAACGCCGACGAAATGTTCGAACTGGACAAGAAGACCAAGCAGCCGGCGCTGAACAAGGACGGCTCATTCAAGGCCAAGACGGCGCATACGCTGAATCCCGTGCCGCTGATCCTTTACGACAACGTGAGCGGCGGCAAACTGGGCCTGAAACAGACGGAAACGGCTGGCCTGTCGAACATCGCTGCCACCGTCGCCAACCTGCTCGGGCTGGAGAAGCACTCCGCCTGGGACGACAGCGTGCTCGTCGTCAAATAA
- a CDS encoding DUF2164 domain-containing protein, protein MSIEISREATTAAITSIQRYFEENMDEEIGNLGAGALLGFFLKEIGPVVYNQAVADVQSRMQAIVMELDIEIHEAEFQYWQSSARKRK, encoded by the coding sequence ATGAGCATCGAAATCTCCAGGGAAGCGACGACGGCAGCCATCACCTCCATCCAGCGCTATTTCGAGGAAAACATGGATGAGGAAATCGGCAATCTGGGGGCTGGCGCCCTGCTTGGATTTTTCCTCAAGGAGATTGGGCCGGTCGTCTACAACCAGGCTGTGGCGGATGTGCAAAGCCGCATGCAGGCCATAGTCATGGAACTGGATATCGAGATCCATGAAGCTGAGTTCCAGTATTGGCAAAGCTCTGCGCGAAAACGGAAGTGA
- the minE gene encoding cell division topological specificity factor MinE, whose product MSLLSMLFGNKPKTAHLAKERLQLIIAHERDGGGSSANFLPDLQRELIAVISKYVKVNTEDIRVSLEKQGNYEVLEVNIVLPEKG is encoded by the coding sequence ATGTCGCTGCTTTCGATGCTCTTCGGCAACAAGCCGAAAACCGCCCATCTGGCCAAGGAGCGCCTGCAACTGATCATCGCGCACGAACGCGATGGCGGCGGCAGCAGCGCCAATTTCCTGCCTGACCTGCAACGCGAGCTGATCGCCGTGATCTCCAAGTACGTCAAGGTGAACACCGAGGACATTCGCGTTTCACTCGAAAAACAGGGCAATTACGAAGTCCTCGAAGTCAATATCGTCCTTCCCGAAAAGGGCTGA
- the minD gene encoding septum site-determining protein MinD gives MTRIIVVTSGKGGVGKTTTSASFSTGLAQRGFKTAVIDFDVGLRNLDLIMGCERRVVYDLINVINGEATLTQALIKDKHADNLYVLPASQTRDKDALTEEGVEKVIKELEHQGFEYIVCDSPAGIESGAIMALTFADEALVVTNPEVSSVRDSDRILGILQAKSRRAIEGRDPIKEHLLITRYNPTRVEAGEMLSYKDIQEILRVPIIGVIPESEEVLQASNQGSPVIHQKDTDAAEAYNDVIARFLGEDKPLRFVDYVKPGLLKRLFGGK, from the coding sequence GTGACCAGAATCATCGTCGTAACTTCCGGCAAGGGCGGGGTCGGCAAGACCACCACCAGCGCCAGTTTTTCCACCGGCCTCGCCCAGCGCGGCTTCAAGACGGCCGTCATCGACTTCGACGTCGGCCTGCGCAATCTCGATCTGATCATGGGCTGCGAACGCCGCGTCGTTTATGACCTGATCAACGTCATCAACGGCGAAGCGACGTTGACCCAGGCGCTGATCAAGGACAAGCACGCCGACAACCTCTACGTGCTGCCCGCCTCGCAGACGCGCGACAAGGATGCGCTGACCGAGGAAGGTGTCGAGAAAGTCATCAAGGAACTCGAACACCAAGGGTTCGAGTACATCGTCTGCGACTCGCCGGCCGGTATCGAATCGGGCGCCATCATGGCCCTGACTTTCGCCGACGAAGCGCTCGTCGTGACCAATCCGGAAGTTTCTTCGGTGCGCGACTCCGACCGCATCCTCGGCATCCTGCAGGCCAAGTCGCGCCGCGCCATCGAAGGCCGCGACCCGATCAAGGAACACCTGCTCATCACGCGCTACAACCCGACCCGCGTCGAGGCCGGCGAAATGCTGTCGTACAAGGACATCCAGGAAATCCTGCGGGTGCCGATCATCGGCGTCATTCCGGAATCAGAAGAAGTCCTGCAGGCCTCCAACCAGGGCTCGCCGGTCATCCACCAGAAGGATACCGACGCGGCCGAGGCCTACAACGACGTGATCGCCCGCTTCCTCGGCGAGGACAAGCCGTTGCGTTTCGTCGATTACGTCAAGCCGGGCCTGCTGAAGCGCCTGTTCGGAGGCAAGTGA
- a CDS encoding phasin family protein, with protein sequence MSINPEQFAAANKATVDSLLSVANTALASAERIAALNLNTARAALEDTVSGVKSVMGAKDPKEALAAQTALAQPAVEKAVAYSRSVYEITAQTQQDLAKMVEAQFGDFQKSMAEMVEKATKSAPAGSEGAVAAIQSAIAAANSAFGNMSTITKQFTDAAQANMAAVTKKSK encoded by the coding sequence ATGTCCATCAATCCTGAGCAATTCGCCGCCGCCAACAAAGCAACCGTTGACTCCCTGTTGTCTGTTGCCAACACCGCCCTGGCCTCTGCCGAGCGCATCGCTGCCCTGAACCTGAACACCGCCCGCGCGGCTCTGGAAGATACCGTTTCCGGCGTCAAGTCGGTCATGGGTGCCAAGGATCCGAAGGAAGCCCTCGCCGCTCAAACCGCCCTGGCCCAGCCGGCTGTCGAGAAGGCCGTTGCCTACTCGCGTTCCGTCTATGAAATCACTGCCCAGACCCAACAGGATCTGGCCAAGATGGTCGAAGCCCAGTTCGGCGACTTCCAGAAGTCCATGGCCGAGATGGTCGAAAAGGCTACCAAGTCCGCTCCGGCCGGTTCCGAAGGTGCTGTTGCGGCGATTCAGAGCGCCATCGCTGCTGCCAACTCCGCTTTCGGCAACATGAGCACCATCACCAAGCAATTCACTGACGCAGCTCAAGCCAACATGGCTGCCGTCACCAAGAAGTCCAAGTAA
- a CDS encoding transcriptional regulator, with protein sequence MHATKVLEHLKKHGQLLDFDIAAAINMPLAEVRASLTELSARGDISRCSVTSYVKGKAIEGFQCRISGYIPRPAPGRKPGVK encoded by the coding sequence ATGCACGCCACAAAAGTTCTCGAACACCTCAAGAAGCATGGCCAGTTGCTCGATTTCGATATTGCTGCAGCCATCAATATGCCCCTGGCCGAGGTTCGCGCCTCGCTGACCGAACTGTCAGCCCGCGGCGACATTTCGCGCTGCAGCGTGACCAGCTACGTCAAAGGCAAGGCGATAGAAGGATTTCAATGCCGGATTTCAGGGTATATTCCACGCCCAGCGCCGGGCCGGAAACCAGGCGTCAAGTAA
- the minC gene encoding septum site-determining protein MinC: MAKDAPIQFKGTSLKIIQTQLRTTDLATLHAALGELTGNSPDFFENELAVLDFSHAEETLTDNPDWPAICDLLRGSGLHAIATRGLPEELASTALAAGLPAVGADALGRSTARPKTAEAPPPATAQEAAPISAPQPAPEPAPRTITLDKPLRSGQRFYAKGGDLIVTAMISAGAEVIADGNIHIYAPLRGRALAGASGDKTARIFTTCLEAELVSVAGIYRTFEAGVPAELARQPATVCLTEEGGESRLTVAALALR; encoded by the coding sequence ATGGCCAAAGACGCACCGATTCAGTTCAAGGGCACTTCGCTCAAGATCATCCAGACGCAACTCCGCACCACCGATCTCGCCACGCTGCACGCCGCACTGGGCGAACTGACCGGCAACAGCCCGGATTTTTTCGAAAACGAGCTGGCCGTTCTCGATTTCAGTCACGCCGAGGAGACGCTGACTGATAACCCCGACTGGCCGGCTATTTGCGATTTGCTGCGCGGTTCCGGCCTGCACGCCATCGCGACGCGCGGCCTGCCGGAAGAATTGGCCAGCACGGCGCTTGCCGCCGGCCTGCCGGCCGTTGGCGCCGATGCACTGGGCCGCAGCACGGCCCGCCCAAAAACTGCCGAAGCGCCACCGCCCGCCACCGCACAGGAAGCTGCCCCGATCAGCGCCCCGCAACCCGCCCCCGAACCGGCCCCGCGCACCATCACGCTCGACAAGCCCTTGCGTTCCGGCCAGCGTTTCTACGCCAAGGGCGGCGACCTGATCGTTACAGCGATGATCAGCGCCGGCGCCGAGGTCATTGCCGATGGCAACATCCACATTTATGCGCCACTGCGTGGCCGCGCCCTGGCTGGCGCCAGCGGCGACAAGACGGCGCGCATCTTCACCACCTGCCTGGAAGCGGAACTCGTTTCCGTGGCCGGCATCTATCGAACTTTCGAGGCCGGCGTACCGGCCGAACTCGCCCGCCAGCCGGCGACCGTCTGCCTGACTGAGGAAGGTGGCGAAAGCCGCCTGACCGTCGCCGCCTTGGCGCTCCGTTAA